Proteins encoded together in one Solanum lycopersicum chromosome 7, SLM_r2.1 window:
- the LOC101256987 gene encoding organ-specific protein S2-like, which yields MKSLFALILLISLALYGSSTDARRDPGEYWNIVMKNEPMPIAIKHLMPRYDVSFEPRPTATSYHDDEASLKGEKSFEPRPTVTAYHHDDVGLKQEKSSFTKDFEPRPTATSYHDDEVSLKGEESFEPRLTVTAYHHDDVGLKQEKSSFTKDFEPRPTATSYHDDEVSLKGEKSFEPRPTVTAYHHDDVGLKQEKSSFTKDFEPRPTVTSYRDNETTLEGKKSFEPRPNVSMYND from the exons ATGAAATCACTTTTTGCTCTCATCCTCCTCATTTCACTTGCCTTG TATGGTAGCAGCACAGATGCAAGAAGAGACCCTGGAGAATATTGGAATATTGTGATGAAAAATGAGCCCATGCCTATAGCAATCAAGCATCTTATGCCTCGGTATGACGTTTCTTTCGAGCCAAGGCCAACTGCAACTTCTTACCATGATGATGAAGCCAGTCTTAAAGGAGAAAAGTCTTTTGAACCACGACCGACTGTAACTGCATACCAtcatgatgatgttggtctcaAACAAGAAAAATCATCATTTACTAAAGATTTCGAACCAAGGCCAACTGCAACTTCTTACCATGATGATGAAGTCAGTCTTAAAGGAGAAGAGTCTTTTGAACCACGACTGACTGTAACTGCTTACCAtcatgatgatgttggtctcaAACAAGAAAAATCATCATTTACTAAAGATTTCGAACCAAGGCCAACTGCAACTTCTTACCATGATGATGAAGTCAGTCTTAAAGGAGAAAAGTCTTTTGAACCACGACCGACTGTAACTGCTTACCAtcatgatgatgttggtctcaAACAAGAAAAATCATCATTTACTAAAGATTTCGAACCAAGGCCTACTGTAACTTCCTACCGTGACAATGAAACTACTCTTGAAGGAAAAAAGTCTTTTGAACCAAGGCCAAATGTTAGCATGTATAATGATTGA